One part of the Pseudoalteromonas ulvae UL12 genome encodes these proteins:
- a CDS encoding diguanylate cyclase domain-containing protein, whose protein sequence is MDLIALGAMFIICFLIFAQFDFLESIYSYSRQFEFLELDEVFSAIFLMVFFFAIFAYRRWQDTKLMSLYCEELAMVDPITQLPNQRALERLVVKMKCQSDYPCSFLLIDIDGLESSKNELGLAATEQVGIEVLYKLSQVLDCDQVLAYRNGYQYLVHCPNTNQHAANDLVAKLNKINLSSRYETYNWININIVSTTITRYTELSDIFEYLDDELLQLRLNKGTQLHAVASNH, encoded by the coding sequence ATGGATTTAATCGCATTAGGGGCCATGTTTATTATATGCTTCTTAATATTTGCCCAATTTGATTTTTTAGAATCTATTTACTCATACTCTCGCCAGTTTGAGTTTCTTGAGCTAGATGAAGTATTTTCAGCCATCTTCTTAATGGTGTTCTTTTTTGCTATTTTTGCGTACCGTCGCTGGCAAGATACGAAGTTGATGTCTTTGTATTGTGAAGAGCTTGCGATGGTTGATCCCATTACACAATTGCCCAACCAACGCGCATTAGAGCGTTTGGTGGTGAAAATGAAGTGCCAATCCGATTACCCTTGTTCTTTTTTACTGATTGATATTGATGGCTTAGAGTCGTCAAAAAATGAGCTTGGCTTAGCTGCAACAGAGCAAGTCGGTATAGAAGTATTGTACAAATTGTCCCAAGTGCTCGATTGTGATCAGGTGCTTGCTTATCGCAATGGATATCAATATCTCGTCCATTGCCCCAACACCAATCAACATGCCGCGAATGATTTAGTTGCCAAATTGAATAAAATAAATTTATCCAGTCGCTATGAAACCTATAATTGGATAAACATCAATATTGTTTCAACCACCATTACTCGATACACAGAGCTCAGTGATATATTTGAATACTTAGATGATGAATTATTACAATTGAGATTAAATAAAGGGACTCAATTGCATGCCGTTGCGAGTAATCACTAA
- a CDS encoding YybH family protein, producing MTNYKHLFIILSSMFLAFFVQANTDKDEIISIMTAQETAWNKGQLEQYMAGYWQSEKLQFVGKNGIKYGWQATLDNYKLSYPTKEAMGQLKFEILSVETTEKTAFVLGKWTLYKETQDVSGFYTLLWKKIDGQWKIIIDHSS from the coding sequence ATGACCAACTACAAACACTTGTTTATTATTCTTTCCAGCATGTTTTTGGCTTTTTTCGTACAAGCAAATACTGATAAAGATGAAATAATATCGATCATGACAGCGCAAGAAACGGCGTGGAATAAGGGGCAATTAGAGCAGTATATGGCAGGGTATTGGCAATCAGAAAAGCTTCAGTTTGTTGGTAAAAATGGCATTAAATATGGATGGCAAGCGACGTTAGATAACTACAAACTCAGTTATCCGACAAAAGAGGCAATGGGTCAGCTTAAATTTGAAATATTATCTGTTGAGACAACTGAAAAAACAGCGTTTGTACTTGGAAAATGGACTCTTTACAAAGAAACACAAGATGTTTCAGGCTTTTATACTTTGTTGTGGAAAAAAATTGATGGCCAATGGAAAATTATTATAGATCACAGTAGTTAA
- the dapA gene encoding 4-hydroxy-tetrahydrodipicolinate synthase, which produces MRSIEQLKNASLITAIKTPYLENGEIDLPTYDALVESQISAGVDGIVVGGTTGEGQLMNWEEHLMLIAHSVAQFSSRIIIVGNTGSNNTREAIKATEYGFATGMDAALQINPYYGRSSLTGVTEHLTRLLDIGPAFIYNVPGRTGQDLTPDLLVPLSQHRHFIGIKECAGNERIAEYEQQGIACWSGNDDESHDSRHLHGSHGVISVTSNIIPAVMRRLMDERNDELNQQCQSLMSWLFCEPNPIAINTALMMTSAVKPVFRLPYVPLSDVQIEQGLSLLNGFAAEQLVGTRATILKQANFILSA; this is translated from the coding sequence ATGCGCTCAATCGAACAACTTAAAAATGCGTCACTCATCACAGCAATTAAAACACCTTACTTAGAAAATGGTGAGATAGACCTTCCAACGTACGATGCGTTAGTCGAAAGTCAAATCAGCGCAGGAGTGGATGGTATTGTTGTCGGTGGCACAACAGGTGAAGGGCAGTTAATGAACTGGGAAGAGCATTTAATGCTTATCGCCCACAGTGTCGCTCAGTTTTCATCGCGGATTATTATTGTAGGTAATACTGGCAGTAATAATACACGTGAAGCGATAAAAGCGACTGAGTATGGTTTTGCTACTGGAATGGATGCCGCTTTACAAATTAATCCTTATTATGGTCGTTCATCACTGACTGGCGTAACAGAGCATTTAACTCGTTTACTCGATATTGGACCTGCGTTTATCTACAACGTTCCAGGTCGAACAGGGCAAGACTTAACGCCTGATTTACTTGTCCCTTTGAGCCAGCATCGCCATTTTATCGGCATCAAAGAATGTGCAGGGAATGAACGCATCGCAGAATATGAACAACAAGGCATTGCCTGTTGGTCAGGCAATGATGATGAATCACACGATAGCCGCCATCTGCACGGTTCTCATGGAGTGATTTCTGTCACATCAAACATTATTCCCGCGGTGATGAGACGCCTGATGGATGAACGCAATGATGAGCTGAATCAACAATGCCAGTCGCTCATGTCGTGGTTGTTTTGTGAACCTAACCCCATTGCGATTAACACTGCTTTAATGATGACATCAGCAGTTAAACCTGTATTTCGATTGCCTTATGTGCCGTTAAGTGATGTACAGATTGAGCAAGGTTTGTCGCTGCTAAACGGGTTTGCCGCGGAGCAATTAGTCGGTACTCGCGCAACCATACTCAAACAAGCCAATTTTATCCTGTCAGCATAG
- the bfr gene encoding bacterioferritin, whose protein sequence is MKGSPTILSMLNQVLTSELTSINQYFLHARMYKNWGLDELNEKSYKKSIKDMKQADDLIERILFLEGLPNLQQLGKLLIGEETAEMLQCDLDFQTDQITLLRSAIALAEQEQDYVSRELLNDILEYEEEHVDWIETQQSLIHNIGLANYLQSMMEE, encoded by the coding sequence ATGAAAGGTTCACCAACAATACTATCTATGTTAAATCAGGTGCTTACATCTGAACTAACGTCTATCAACCAGTATTTTTTACATGCTCGAATGTATAAGAACTGGGGCTTAGACGAGTTGAATGAAAAATCTTATAAAAAATCCATTAAAGATATGAAACAAGCCGATGACTTAATTGAGCGAATTTTATTTCTTGAAGGCTTACCAAATCTTCAACAACTCGGAAAGTTATTAATCGGAGAAGAAACAGCAGAAATGCTGCAATGTGATCTTGATTTTCAAACCGATCAAATTACCTTGTTACGCTCAGCTATTGCGCTGGCAGAGCAAGAACAAGACTATGTTAGTCGAGAATTATTGAATGATATTCTGGAATATGAAGAAGAGCATGTTGATTGGATAGAAACACAGCAATCCTTAATTCACAATATCGGCTTAGCGAATTACTTACAAAGTATGATGGAGGAATAA
- a CDS encoding type B 50S ribosomal protein L31 encodes MKPNIHPAYQQVAFHDTAIDKYFIVGSTIATDRTIDIDGVTYPYYPIDVSSESHPFYTGKQKLTKSDGRVAQFNRRFKNIVS; translated from the coding sequence ATGAAACCCAATATTCACCCTGCTTATCAGCAAGTGGCATTTCATGATACCGCCATTGATAAATACTTTATCGTAGGATCAACAATAGCAACAGATCGCACAATTGATATCGATGGCGTGACATACCCGTACTATCCAATTGATGTGTCTAGTGAATCACACCCTTTTTATACTGGTAAACAAAAGCTCACTAAATCAGATGGCCGAGTGGCTCAGTTTAATCGTCGTTTTAAGAATATAGTGAGTTAA
- a CDS encoding cytochrome b562 gives MKYLILVLILVSQSLVAQNNDLSLTMKNMGLSYKNAIQATDPESLETHLIDMLGYLKQSEQFSFNDKKEASLEGLKKVANIVKQAQAFNQAGEFDKAILHLKPIDKLRKKYHKLHEPSFWDLLFGQ, from the coding sequence ATGAAATATTTGATTTTAGTCTTGATACTGGTGAGCCAATCGCTGGTCGCTCAGAACAATGATTTGTCATTAACAATGAAAAATATGGGACTGAGTTATAAAAATGCAATTCAAGCGACAGATCCCGAATCATTAGAAACCCATTTAATTGATATGCTCGGTTATCTCAAACAAAGTGAGCAATTTAGCTTTAACGATAAAAAAGAAGCCTCTTTGGAAGGTCTTAAAAAAGTTGCGAATATTGTCAAACAAGCTCAAGCGTTTAATCAAGCAGGAGAGTTTGATAAAGCTATTTTACATCTTAAACCGATTGATAAATTGCGGAAAAAATACCATAAGCTTCATGAGCCAAGTTTTTGGGATTTATTGTTTGGTCAGTAG
- a CDS encoding DEAD/DEAH box helicase, whose protein sequence is MNFKSFSFAPEILRAIDECGYTELSPIQQLAIPHIRRGHDVLANAQTGTGKTAAFALPILQKLIDNPSERIASNAKVLVLAPTRELAEQIANSFERYGQYLDIKVAAIYGGVSHKGQANKLKDGADIIVATPGRLLEHIQMCNVSLSHVNFLVLDEADRMLDMGFINDIKQLMAAVNDERQTLLFSATYPSAMKKFSASVLKQPKIVQATKDNTTAETVQHVVYPVEERRKNELLSELIGRKNWHQVLVFVNMRDTASSVVEELNQYGITAAMCHGDKTQGARRRALREFKEGKVRVLVATEVAARGLDIEGLERVINVDLPFLAEDYVHRIGRTGRAGKSGQAVSFVSREEEHTLANIEALIGNQIRRIYYPGFEVSNRDALIKNINSTPAHRRRKARVNSPGGQEQGEARIKNRKKISSVRSAVKKTKLTLKK, encoded by the coding sequence ATGAATTTTAAGTCTTTTAGTTTTGCTCCTGAAATATTACGAGCAATTGATGAATGTGGTTATACCGAGTTAAGCCCAATCCAACAATTGGCTATTCCGCATATTCGTCGTGGCCATGACGTGTTAGCCAATGCACAAACTGGAACCGGTAAAACAGCTGCATTTGCCTTACCTATCTTACAAAAACTGATTGATAATCCTAGCGAGCGTATCGCCTCAAATGCAAAAGTATTAGTACTGGCCCCAACTCGCGAATTGGCTGAACAAATCGCGAATAGCTTTGAGCGTTACGGCCAATATTTAGACATAAAAGTTGCGGCAATTTATGGCGGTGTGAGCCATAAAGGTCAAGCTAATAAGCTCAAAGATGGCGCGGATATCATCGTGGCCACACCGGGTCGTCTTCTTGAACACATCCAAATGTGTAATGTGTCACTGTCTCACGTTAACTTTTTAGTTCTAGATGAAGCTGACCGTATGTTAGATATGGGTTTTATCAACGATATCAAACAATTGATGGCAGCCGTCAATGATGAACGCCAAACGCTGCTTTTTTCTGCAACGTACCCAAGTGCGATGAAGAAGTTTTCAGCCTCAGTATTAAAGCAACCCAAAATTGTACAGGCGACCAAAGATAATACCACCGCAGAAACCGTTCAGCACGTGGTTTACCCTGTTGAAGAGCGCCGTAAAAACGAACTTCTGAGTGAATTAATAGGGCGTAAAAATTGGCATCAAGTCCTTGTGTTTGTCAATATGCGCGATACGGCTTCAAGTGTAGTTGAAGAGCTAAATCAATACGGGATCACTGCGGCAATGTGCCATGGTGATAAAACTCAAGGTGCAAGACGACGTGCATTGCGTGAGTTTAAAGAAGGAAAAGTCCGTGTATTAGTGGCCACAGAAGTCGCTGCACGAGGTCTTGATATTGAAGGGTTAGAACGTGTCATTAATGTTGATTTACCTTTCTTAGCTGAAGATTATGTCCATCGCATCGGTCGTACTGGGCGTGCGGGTAAATCAGGTCAAGCGGTGTCATTTGTTAGCCGTGAAGAAGAGCACACACTTGCAAACATTGAAGCACTGATTGGTAATCAAATCCGTCGGATTTACTATCCTGGCTTTGAGGTCAGCAACCGCGATGCACTCATTAAGAACATTAACAGTACGCCGGCTCATCGACGCAGAAAAGCTCGGGTGAATAGCCCTGGTGGTCAAGAGCAAGGTGAAGCGCGGATTAAAAACCGGAAGAAAATCTCGAGTGTTCGTTCAGCGGTCAAAAAAACGAAACTCACTTTGAAAAAATAA
- the dnaJ gene encoding molecular chaperone DnaJ: protein MSKRDYYEVLGVAKDASERDIKKAYKRLAMKYHPDRTAGDKDLEAKFKEVKEAYEILTDSQKRQTYDQYGHAAFEQGGGHGGFGGGQGDFGDIFGDVFGDIFGGGGGRRQSRQQRGADLRYNMELSLEEAVRGKSVEIKVPTWVSCDPCDGSGAKAGSKPTTCGTCHGSGQVQMRQGFFAVQQTCPTCNGRGQIISDPCNKCHGQGRVEKTKTLSVKIPAGVDTGDRIRLSGEGEAGLNGAPAGDLYVQVSVREHAIFVRDGNNLYCEVPISFTTAALGGDVEVPTLDGRAKLKIPSECQTDKMFRLRAKGVKSVRSGSVGDLICKVVIETPVNLNERQKELLRELEESMGGDSAKNRPKQQGFFDGVKKFFDDLTK, encoded by the coding sequence CCAGATCGTACTGCAGGTGATAAAGACTTAGAAGCTAAATTTAAAGAAGTAAAAGAAGCGTATGAGATCTTAACTGATAGTCAAAAACGTCAAACTTACGATCAATACGGCCATGCTGCTTTTGAACAAGGTGGCGGTCATGGTGGCTTTGGCGGCGGTCAAGGTGACTTTGGTGATATATTTGGCGATGTATTCGGTGACATCTTTGGTGGCGGAGGCGGGCGACGCCAATCGCGCCAGCAACGTGGCGCAGATTTACGTTACAACATGGAGTTGAGCTTAGAAGAAGCTGTTCGTGGCAAGAGTGTCGAAATTAAAGTACCAACATGGGTTTCGTGTGATCCATGCGATGGCAGCGGTGCAAAAGCGGGTTCTAAACCGACAACTTGTGGCACGTGTCATGGTTCTGGTCAAGTTCAAATGCGTCAGGGCTTTTTTGCCGTGCAGCAAACGTGTCCAACGTGTAACGGACGCGGGCAGATTATTTCTGATCCATGTAACAAATGTCATGGCCAAGGCCGAGTTGAGAAAACCAAAACCCTGTCTGTAAAAATTCCTGCTGGCGTCGATACAGGCGATCGTATTCGATTATCAGGTGAAGGTGAAGCTGGACTTAACGGCGCGCCTGCTGGTGATTTGTATGTTCAAGTGTCTGTTCGTGAACATGCTATTTTTGTGCGCGATGGCAATAATTTATATTGCGAAGTGCCAATCAGCTTTACGACTGCGGCGCTTGGCGGTGATGTCGAAGTGCCCACATTAGACGGGCGCGCAAAACTCAAAATACCTTCTGAGTGTCAGACCGACAAAATGTTCCGTTTACGAGCAAAAGGAGTGAAGTCTGTTCGAAGTGGCTCGGTAGGTGATTTAATTTGTAAAGTTGTGATCGAAACACCTGTTAATCTAAACGAACGCCAGAAAGAATTATTGCGTGAGTTAGAAGAAAGTATGGGCGGTGATAGTGCAAAAAACCGACCTAAGCAACAGGGCTTTTTTGATGGTGTGAAAAAGTTTTTTGATGATTTAACTAAGTAA
- a CDS encoding MgtC/SapB family protein: MQIFELLSIAPFHWSKVGSAILCGLIVGLERQLRGKPVGIRTSALIVLGTYLFIAASNSLNNDMTDTSRIIGQVVTGVGFLGAGVMLAKDGIVVGVTSAATIWVLAAIGVSIYVAGELTAIKISVLVVAILYGVDVMEEYFASLTRGVHSKFNSWKNKQK, encoded by the coding sequence GTGCAAATTTTCGAGTTATTATCTATCGCGCCATTTCATTGGAGTAAAGTGGGCAGTGCGATTTTATGTGGGCTGATTGTTGGTTTAGAAAGGCAACTGAGGGGGAAACCTGTTGGAATTCGAACCTCCGCTCTCATTGTGTTAGGCACATATTTGTTTATCGCTGCATCAAATTCTTTAAATAATGATATGACAGACACCTCTCGGATCATTGGCCAGGTCGTGACAGGAGTTGGATTTTTAGGGGCGGGTGTGATGCTTGCAAAAGATGGTATTGTGGTAGGGGTCACATCTGCAGCCACTATCTGGGTCCTCGCTGCGATTGGAGTCTCGATTTATGTTGCTGGTGAACTAACAGCAATCAAAATATCTGTGTTGGTTGTGGCAATTCTTTATGGTGTGGATGTGATGGAAGAATATTTTGCCTCTTTAACGCGCGGCGTGCACAGCAAATTTAATAGCTGGAAAAACAAACAAAAATAA
- the bfr gene encoding bacterioferritin has product MKGHQNIIDLLNKQLTLELTSMDQYLAHSKLYEDWGIEKLHQQLSHEYEEELDHAKQIIERILFLEGKPDTASRAPIHVGDNVEQMLKNDLAAEQVVAESLRNIMTVCEQQQDYVTRDMLQALLNDTETDHIYWLEQHLGLIDKIGIANYIQSQMSAGTPG; this is encoded by the coding sequence ATGAAAGGCCATCAAAATATAATCGATTTACTGAATAAGCAGCTAACACTCGAATTAACATCGATGGATCAGTATTTGGCTCATAGTAAATTGTATGAAGATTGGGGTATTGAAAAACTCCATCAGCAACTTAGTCACGAATACGAAGAAGAGCTCGATCATGCAAAGCAAATCATTGAGCGCATTTTGTTTCTTGAAGGGAAGCCAGATACGGCATCGCGAGCACCGATTCATGTCGGAGATAATGTCGAGCAAATGCTCAAAAATGATTTAGCAGCAGAGCAAGTTGTCGCTGAAAGTTTAAGAAATATTATGACAGTGTGTGAGCAGCAACAAGATTATGTGACCCGTGATATGTTGCAAGCACTCTTAAATGATACAGAGACAGATCATATATATTGGTTAGAGCAACATCTTGGATTAATAGATAAAATTGGCATCGCTAATTATATCCAATCTCAAATGAGTGCAGGTACACCGGGTTAA
- a CDS encoding DUF6058 family natural product biosynthesis protein produces MSLFEYLSNYYFDQSALLQSCQIDEDTLINWQDKGLFPKPAYRLKSQIECSSYYGLHQCTEYWDYYPRGYVKWAKVLNSKPELTSSQAFELFFTQYGQHLSTLAQQGMSCSDESFNEEFAEHVQNQWQYFLNGKFGLLTQNGFIEEIVEMEVAISLISDITQLHTKPELDSDEKQIIRTAVKKLNKSLSHFAPHERDTSYRKRFIDDTIKLYNLKA; encoded by the coding sequence ATGAGTTTATTTGAATATCTTTCTAATTATTATTTTGATCAATCAGCTTTATTACAAAGCTGTCAGATTGATGAAGACACGCTGATCAATTGGCAAGACAAGGGCTTATTCCCTAAACCGGCATATAGACTTAAGAGTCAGATTGAGTGTAGTTCTTACTATGGGCTACATCAGTGCACTGAATACTGGGATTATTACCCAAGAGGTTATGTTAAGTGGGCAAAAGTACTCAATAGCAAACCTGAACTCACTTCATCACAAGCATTTGAGCTGTTTTTTACCCAATACGGCCAGCACCTAAGTACACTGGCGCAACAAGGCATGAGCTGCTCGGATGAATCTTTCAATGAAGAGTTCGCTGAGCATGTACAAAATCAATGGCAATATTTTCTAAATGGTAAATTTGGCTTACTGACACAAAATGGGTTTATTGAAGAAATTGTCGAAATGGAAGTTGCGATCAGCCTTATCTCAGACATTACTCAGTTACACACTAAGCCAGAGTTAGATTCAGATGAAAAACAGATTATTCGCACAGCCGTCAAAAAGCTGAATAAATCTTTAAGCCATTTCGCACCTCATGAACGAGATACCAGTTATCGTAAACGATTTATCGATGACACGATAAAATTATATAACTTAAAAGCTTAG
- the ykgO gene encoding type B 50S ribosomal protein L36 produces the protein MKVLSSLKSAKSRHRDCQVVKRKGRVYVICKTEPRFKAVQGKKKKR, from the coding sequence ATGAAAGTATTAAGTTCGCTTAAAAGTGCTAAATCTCGCCATAGAGATTGCCAAGTGGTAAAACGTAAAGGTCGAGTTTACGTGATCTGTAAAACGGAGCCTCGTTTTAAAGCAGTGCAAGGGAAAAAAAAGAAGCGCTGA
- a CDS encoding acyl-CoA dehydrogenase translates to MSLRTTLKKVLPSISITEQEALDAGDVWLEGSIYQGKPDFSALRAVPKAELSAEEQAFLDGPVAELLELIDDTEIQNGKHLPDYILDFLKKERFFSLIIPKEFGGREFSPYANSTIVATIATKSSGVAVTVMVPNSLGPGELLMHYGTDEQRAFWLPRLSNGTDIPCFALTSPEAGSDAGGIPDIGVVTKGMYEGKEVLGLNVTWDKRYITLAPIATVLGLAFKVRDPDGLLGDKQDLGITCALIPKQHPGVELGNRHDPMGIRFYNGTTRGNNVFIPMEFIIGGQKNIGRGWQMLVSCLGAGRGISLPALGCSTSHVALKSASEYAAVREQFGLSIGQFEGIQEKLADIAGKTFLQESMRVLTTEGLGLGLKPSVVTAIAKYHMTEIGRDTLDSAMDIQAGKAIQCGPQNTLAKGYVAQPIAITVEGANILTRNLMIFGQGVMRCHPYLQSMVEAIHSDDKNADKEFNKIFRKTVGYSVSNSLRSFRLGLLPFSAGATSALAEVKPYEKSVQQLASKLAVYADFSLLVLGGKLKQAELLSARLGDVMSYLYAAMACIRFYEQKVDAEERAQAAPYFHYATRWALMNAENALLAFLDNFPSGATRKFMRLITVTYSAKMPKISDDLIRELAEQAQLDTRFKKKLTHLVKSVPGDGHYINEQAYKAKLDCLDLLKTVKKALRSKTIQAGVRFSQTLENALAANVINADEHKKLVDYNLKRERAIRVDEYDYDLNILAEHSELKVANQ, encoded by the coding sequence ATGAGCTTAAGAACTACATTAAAAAAAGTATTACCAAGTATCTCTATTACAGAGCAAGAAGCACTTGATGCGGGCGATGTTTGGTTAGAAGGATCTATTTATCAGGGTAAACCTGATTTTTCTGCGTTACGCGCTGTACCAAAAGCTGAGCTGTCTGCTGAAGAGCAAGCTTTTTTGGATGGCCCAGTCGCTGAGCTATTAGAGCTAATTGATGATACTGAAATCCAAAATGGTAAACACTTACCTGATTATATTTTAGATTTTTTGAAAAAAGAGCGTTTCTTCTCATTAATCATTCCAAAAGAATTTGGTGGCCGTGAATTTAGTCCGTATGCAAATTCGACCATAGTTGCAACAATCGCAACGAAAAGTTCAGGTGTTGCGGTAACTGTAATGGTACCAAACTCATTAGGCCCTGGTGAGCTACTTATGCACTACGGTACTGATGAGCAGCGTGCATTTTGGTTGCCTCGTTTATCAAACGGCACCGATATACCTTGTTTTGCATTAACAAGCCCTGAAGCGGGTTCAGATGCTGGTGGCATTCCTGATATTGGTGTGGTCACAAAAGGCATGTATGAAGGTAAAGAAGTCCTTGGCTTAAATGTTACTTGGGACAAACGTTATATTACACTTGCGCCAATTGCGACGGTATTAGGCCTTGCGTTTAAAGTGCGTGACCCAGATGGTTTACTTGGTGACAAACAAGATCTCGGAATTACCTGTGCTCTTATCCCTAAACAACATCCTGGTGTTGAATTAGGCAACCGTCATGATCCGATGGGGATCCGTTTTTATAACGGAACAACTCGTGGAAATAATGTATTTATTCCGATGGAATTTATCATCGGTGGCCAAAAGAATATCGGTCGTGGTTGGCAAATGCTAGTGAGTTGTTTGGGTGCGGGACGTGGTATTTCGTTACCGGCCTTAGGATGCTCAACAAGCCACGTGGCATTAAAATCTGCCAGTGAATATGCAGCGGTGCGAGAGCAATTTGGTTTATCAATTGGTCAATTTGAAGGTATCCAAGAAAAACTTGCAGACATTGCAGGCAAAACATTTTTACAAGAATCGATGCGTGTTTTGACGACTGAAGGGCTAGGGTTAGGTTTGAAACCGTCAGTTGTTACCGCGATAGCTAAATACCACATGACAGAAATAGGCCGTGATACCCTTGATTCTGCAATGGATATCCAAGCAGGTAAGGCAATTCAGTGTGGTCCTCAAAATACTCTTGCAAAAGGGTATGTGGCGCAACCAATAGCAATCACTGTTGAAGGTGCCAATATCTTAACGCGTAATTTGATGATTTTTGGTCAAGGTGTAATGCGTTGTCATCCTTATCTGCAATCTATGGTTGAAGCAATTCACAGCGATGATAAAAATGCAGATAAAGAATTTAACAAAATCTTCAGAAAGACAGTGGGATACAGCGTTTCAAACAGCCTACGATCGTTCCGTTTAGGCTTATTACCATTTTCTGCCGGTGCAACGTCAGCATTAGCTGAAGTCAAACCATATGAAAAATCAGTGCAGCAATTAGCGTCCAAATTGGCGGTGTATGCAGATTTCTCTTTGTTGGTACTCGGTGGCAAGCTTAAGCAGGCAGAGTTACTTTCTGCACGTTTAGGTGATGTTATGAGTTACTTGTATGCAGCGATGGCGTGTATTCGTTTTTACGAGCAAAAAGTAGATGCTGAAGAGCGAGCTCAAGCTGCACCGTATTTTCATTACGCAACACGTTGGGCGTTGATGAATGCAGAAAACGCTTTACTGGCGTTTTTGGATAACTTCCCATCAGGTGCTACACGTAAGTTTATGCGCTTAATTACAGTGACTTACAGTGCAAAAATGCCAAAAATATCAGATGATTTAATTCGTGAGCTTGCTGAGCAAGCGCAGCTTGATACACGTTTTAAGAAAAAACTAACACATTTAGTTAAATCTGTTCCTGGTGACGGTCATTACATCAATGAGCAAGCATATAAAGCGAAACTTGATTGTTTAGACTTACTTAAAACAGTTAAAAAGGCATTACGCAGCAAAACAATACAGGCAGGGGTTCGTTTTTCACAAACCCTAGAAAATGCCTTAGCTGCTAATGTGATCAATGCTGATGAGCACAAAAAGTTAGTCGATTACAATCTTAAGCGTGAGCGCGCAATTCGCGTCGATGAATATGATTATGATCTCAATATTTTAGCTGAACACTCTGAGTTAAAAGTAGCGAACCAGTAA